The DNA window ATCGAAGCCAGTACTATCCGCAAGGTTCGCCTGCACATTGTTCTGCTGCTGATGGTCTGTTACTTCGCGGCCTATCTGGATCGCGTCAACCTGAGTTTCGCCGCACTCTCGATGAATCATGATCTCGGCCTGTCGCCGGCGATATTCGGCGCGGGGGCCGGCATCTTCTTTCTCGGCTACGTGCTGTTCGAGGTACCGAGCAACCTGATGTTGCGGCGCTTCGGCGCACGTCGCTGGTTCGCGCGGATCATGCTGTCGTGGGGCGTGATATCGCTGCTGTTCGCGTTCGTTCACAACACCGCCGGTTTTCTTGGTTTGCGATTCCTGCTCGGTGCCGCCGAAGCCGGCTTCTTCCCAGGCGTGATGCTGTTTCTGACGGACTGGCTGCCCTCCGCTTATCGCGGGCGCATGGTCGCGTGGTTCGCTGTCGCGCTGCCGATGTCTGCGGCGCTCGGCGCGCCGATCTCGGGATGGATTCTCAATCTGCATGGTGCGCTGGGACTGCATGGCTGGCAGTGGTTGTTCCTGCTTGAAGCGCTGCCTTCGCTCGTGCTTGGCATAGTGGTGCTGCGCGTGCTGGCCGATTCTCCGGCCAACGCGCGTTGGCTCGAACCGCAGGAGCGCGCGTGGCTGGAGCAGACACTGGCCGTCGAGCGCCGCGCGTTGCCGCCCTCGAGTTCACACGGCGCGTGGCATGCGCTGTGCAATTCGCGGGTGTGGCTGCTGGGTTTCATCTATTGCGGCATCGTCGCGGCAAATTATGGAGTCAGCTTTTTTCTGCCGCAGATCGTGCAGGCGTTCGGCGTGAGCGTGAGCCAGGTGGGACTGATGTCAGCGCTGCCGTTCGTGGCTGGCGCAGCGGGATTGATCTGGTGGGGCGCGCGTTCAGATCGTAAGCGTGAACGGCGCTGGCATCTGATGATCCCCGGTATCGTCGCGGTGCTCGCATTGAGTGCGGCGGCGCTGACCGAACAACCCGTGCTCCGCCTCGGCGCACTCACGGTAGCAGGCTTCGGCGCGTTCGCCAGCATCTCGGTTTTCTGGACAATTCCCGCGGCGATGCTGTCTGAAACGGAAGCACCTGCGGGCTTCGCCGTGCTGAGTTCGATCGGTAATGTAGCGGGATTTTTCGCGCCGTTTGCGGTGGGCGTACTCAAGCAGATGACGGGTACGTTTTCGAGCGGGCTGCTCGCATTGGCGATATTTATCGCGTTGACGGTGGTGGTGGCGTCGTCGGTGGTGAGGCCTGTTGTTCGGGCGACGCCGGAGCTGGTGAAAGGGGAAGCCTGAACTGCGCGTGGGCGATGACTGTCTACATGCCGCATGTCGGCGCAATGTTTGCCTGCGAGCTACGGGGCCACCGCCTGCTGCAACGACTCAGTCAGTTGCGGCAGGATTCGCTTCGTCACCTGCAGCGTCAGCGCCGACGCCCGTTTGTCGCTCCAGATGGCTTCCATTCGTACGCGACCTTCGGTTGGTCGCAGTTCGCGGAAACAGAGTCCCGGGAAAGCACTGTGCGCATAGGAGAGCGGCACCACGGACACCCCGAAACCCAACCGCACCATCTGAAAGATGATCAGCGGATTGCGCGCCATGTGCTTGAACTCGGGACTGAAACCCGCATCGATGCACGACGCGACGACCGCATCGAACACCGCCGGCCCGTGTTCGCGCGAGAGTGCGATCATCGGCTCAATCGCGAGGTCGGACAGAGAGAAGTCGGTGGAATCGGCCAGTCGATGGCCTTCGGGGAGCACGGCTGCAAGAGGTTCGCTAAAGATCGGCATGTGATGCAGTTTCATCCGGTCGGGCTGAACGTGAACGATGCCGATGTCGAGCGTCCCCTGCGCGACGGCAATGACCTGATCTTTCGACTGCATATCGCTGACCGACACATCGACGTGCGGGAAAGTCGTGCGCATCAGGTCCAGAAATCGCGGCATCACGCCGAACAATGCCGACGTGGCGACCCCCAGCCGCAATACACCCGCATCGGATTGTGCGGTTCGGACAGTGGCATTGATAGCGACGCGCAACTGGCCGAGCAGAACCCGGCTCTCCTGGAGAAAGACCGCGCCCGCGTCCGTCAACCGGACCTCGCGACGGGTACGCGCCAGCAGCGTCACCCCCATCTCCTCTTCGAGCGATTTGATGTGTTGTGAGAGAGGAGGCTGGGACATGTGCAGCCGCTCCGCGGCCCGGCTGAAACTCAGTTCTTCAGCAACTGCGACGAAGGAGCGAAGGTGCCTCATGTCCATAGCACGGAGCCTTTTAGAATCAGCGGAAGGAGTCGATGCCGGCCGATCGGCGATGCGCCGCCCGGATGGGCGGCGGCCCCGGCCAGTCGTGGCTACTGAGCGCCGATTCTAGCAGGCACTGCGGCACGGATCAGGCGAGCGCCCGCGTGATGCTTCGCACGGGGGTGTCCCGGGAAGCGCCCAGCAGGGTATCGAGCGCGGCATCGACCCGGCTGGCGGGCAAGCCGATGCTCGCGTTGCCGCGAAACTTGGCGACGATCTCCGTGAGACTCAACGCGCGCTCGCCGCTTCCGAGATTGATCGGCACCTTGACGCGCAGTGTGCCGCCGTCGACAAGCCGCACCGATACCGCACCGGAGAAGTACTTCGGGAATTGCGACTCCGTTTCCGCGACACAGTCGACCTTCGCCGCGAGCATCAGGATGTCGGGGTCCCGCAAGCTCTCGTCGCTGAGTTCCGCCAACGTGAAGCGACCGCGCAGCAGACAGGCCGCGATGACGAATTGCGCACTGAACTTGGCCTCGTAATCGCTTTTCGGCACGCGTTTGGCGGCAGCAGGCTCCGCGACGATCGCGAGGGTGGCGGCGGGCAACTCGCAGGTGATACCTGCTATGCGATCGATCGAACCTGTCTGTTCGCGCAATTGCAATGCCGCTTCGGCGCATCCGTGAATGAAATGGCAAACCGGATATGGCTTGATCGACGTATCGAGCAGGGTCCACTGTCGACCCAGACCTTCGGCGATGGAATCGGCGTCGACTTCACCGGCAAGCGCTTGCAGGTGTGTATCGAAGAGTCCGAATTTACCTTCGTACGGCCGATCCGGTCCGGCGAATCCGGCTTGCGCCATGTGCGCCGCCGTGATACCCGACAGCGCGCCCCAGCCCGGATGCATGCGCTTGGTCCACGCGCCGTTTTCCAGGAACACCTGGATGCCGGACGTCGTGCTCCCGGCAATGCCCTGCGCGGACACGAGTTGATCGAGGCTCAGCTCGAGCAGCTTACCGGCGACGATCGCCGCACTAAAGTGCGAGACGATGCCGGTTGCGTGGAAGCCGACATGATGGAAGCCGCCTTTGACCGCCCGGCCCAGCCGGATGGCGGTCTCCATTCCCGCCGCGTAGGCGGTGATGAGCTCGCCCCAACTCATGTCGCGTGCTTCGGCGATGGCCAGTGCCGCAGGCAGGCAAGCCACGGTCGGATGCACGATGCTGGCCGGATGCGTGTCGTCGAAATCGAGGCCGTGCATCAGGTAGCCATTGGCGAACGCGGCGTCGCGAGGCGACAGCTTGTCGCCGCCGCCGATCACCGTTGAGTCGCCGGCGGCACCCGCGGCACGAATGCCCGCGAGACCCGCCTTCGCGAAGGGGAAATTGTGCGACGCAAACGCCAGTCCGATCGCATCGACGATGTGATGGACCGACTTGTTCCAGACCGTATCTGGAATGGCCGCGAGCTGCAGATCGAGCGTGAAGCGCGCGAGGGATTGCGCGAGATTGCCTGACGGCTGGCGTAATACGGAGGTGCTATGCATGGTGTCTCCAGGATCAGGCATGGCGGAATAGGGTCCCGGCACTTGCGTGCGAGGGTCAGAAAGCGTTGCGACGCAATAGTCAGCGCGAGCTCGGTCAACGTTAGCGACCGGCGTCGCCGATCCGATACGTTCGCGCTGCGGTGTTATAGAAAAGGTCTTGTTTTTCCGACTCGCTGGCGTCAACGGCGAGTCTCTTGAAGGCGTTCCACACCGTGGCATAGCTCGCGGACGCCCGGTCGACCGGGAAATTGCTCTCGAACATGCAGCGGCTCGCACCGAAGGTTTCGATCACCTCGGTCACCGTGGGCCGCCAGGCATCGGCAAGCGTGGCCGACGATGGCGGGTTCGGCTGACTGATGAAGTCGTAGCCGAACACCGTAGTCCCATAGCCGCCGATCTTCATCACGATATTGGGGCAGGCTGCGAGCGGCGCGAGCAGCGGCAACCATTCGTCGAACGCTGCCTTCTGGCGCTCCGCGTAAGGTCCAACCCCAAGCAGGCCGCCGATGTGATCGACCACGATCGTCGATTCCGGCACGCTGCGCGCCAGCTCGATCACATCCTGAAGTTGCGTGTGATACACCCAGGCGTCGAACGTCAGTCCGAGTCGGGCGAGCTGCCGGACGCCCGCGCGAAACGCATTATTCGCATAGAGCCCGACGGGCGGTCGCGGCAGCACGCCATGCTGAAACGATTCGTGCCGCGAGGCGGCAAAGCGGATACCGCGAAAACGTCCTTTGCCCGCGTCGATCTGTGCACCCAGCACCGGCTCGACCGCATCCCCGAGTAGCAGATCGGCGAAGCCGACGATCCCGGCTGCAACATCGGTATTCGCGCCGCGCGCTTTGGCCGCTTCGGCGAGCCGCACCACGGCGTCGGTTTCGCCCACGGGTTTCATCATTTCGTCGCCCGACTGACGGTATTCCCAGCCGCATTGCACGTAGACCGTGCTTTCGATCCGGTGACCGGCGCCGGTATCGCGCAGCAGGTCGTCGAGTCCGTAGCCTCCCCAGTGATGCGAGAAGTGATGATGCGGATCGATGATCCGTCGCTGCGGGTCCAGCGCGGGCTCCTGAGCGCTGCCGAGCCATGCGGCACTTGGGGAATGGGTTTGCAGAAGCGGCGGGTTGTTGTGGACGGCGCCCGGCGTGGGCTGCGTTGACAGGTTCACGAAACGTCTCCTCCAGGTAAATTGCCCGGACCTCGCAATGAATCTGTTCGACGCCCATTGCGGTTCTTCGGGTCTATTCGTCAAACGGATGAATGCATGACCGATGCTCGCATTCATTTGTCCGAGGCCGTGAAAGCATTGCGATTCAGGCCTGGCGACAAGCATAACCGGATCGATGTGCGGCCCGAATAGCGTGATTCATTCGATATGCCTATAGATCTATCGAACTGTGCAAATTGTCCCAGGTGGCCTCGTGGGAATACCTTTGCTTCCGTGCACACCGTTGCCAGAACCATCACAAGGACAATCACATCATGAGTTCCAACAAGCCTCGACAAATGGCGCTGGTCGCTTTCCTTCAGGCGCAGAACTGCAGCAACTACGCGGGCTCGTGGCGGCATCCGTCGAGCATGACGGACTATCTGACTCCCGAGTACTACCAGCGCGTGGCACGTACCCTGGAAGAAGGCAAGTTCGACATGGCGTTCTTCGATGACCGTCTTGCGATGCCCGATATCTACGGCAATAGCCATCGCGAAACGGTCCGCTACGGCGTGCGTGCGATCAAGCTCGAACCGACCTCGGTGCTGATGGCGATGGGCATGGTCACCTCCCGTCTCGGTCTCGGTGCGACGTATTCGACGACTTACTACGAGCCGTATCACGTGGCGCGTCTGTTCGCCACGCTCGATCTGATGACGAAAGGGCGCGTGGCCTGGAACGTGGTGACGTCGATGAACGACTCGGAGGCCGCCAACTTCGGTGCCGACGAACATCTCGAACACGACGCCCGCTACGACCGCGCCGACGAATTCATGGAAGTGGTGATGGGCCACTGGGACACGTGGCGCGAAGGCGCGATCGTGGCCGACAAGCAGGAAAGCTATTTCGCCGATCCGTCGAAGGTGACGCGCCTCGATCACAACGGGCGCTTCTTCAATTCACGCGGACCGTTGACCGTACCGCGTTCATCGCAGGGGCATCCGGTGATCCTGCAGGCGGGGCAGAGCGGTCGCGGCCTTGCGTTTGCCGCCCGCTGGGCCGAAGTGGTGTTCGCCAAATATCCCACGCTCGAGAACGGCATCAAACAGTACCAGGCGCTGAAGGCGGGCGCGGCAGCGGCAGGGCGCGATCCTGACTCGCTCAGGATTTGCGCGGAAGTGAAGATCATCGTGGGCGCAACGGAAGCCGAGGCGCGCGAGAAGCACGATGTGATCGCGGCGCTGTCGCGGCCCATCGACGGTCTCACGATGATCGGCGAAACGTTGAATATCGACTTCGCGGGCCGCCCCTACGATCAGCCGTTCACCGACGAGGAACTCGCCGCCGTGTCATGGCAAAGCCTGCGCGACAAGGTGGTGCAGGTCAGCGGCAAAAAGAATCCGTCGGTGAAGGACTTCGTCGAGGCGTCCGGTCGCGGCACGCTGCGCGACGGACCGTGCTTTGTCGGCACAGGCGCGCAGGTCGCGGAGCAGATGATCGAATGGTTCGACAAGGCGTGCGATGGTTTTGTGTTGTCGGCGACCTATGTGCCGGGGACCTACGAGGACATCGTGCGTCTGGTGATCCCCGAATTGCAGAAGCGCGGCGTGTTCCGCAAGGAATACGAGGACGACACGCTGCGCAGTCATCTGGGTCTGCGCAAACCGTTGGCGGGCGACTGGCGCAAGCCGTCGTGAGCGTGAGTCGAGCATCTAGCCAGGAGAACCCGTCACAATGACCAGCAAGACTGTACGCATGATGTCGGCGAGCGGCATCCTCGGGTATGGCTTTCCCGAGGCATCGATTCGAGCGGCGATGGAGCGCAAGCCGCACATGTTCGGTGTCGACGGCGGCAGCTCAGACCCCGGTCCGTTTTACCTCGGCTCCGGCAAAACGCTGAACTCGCGGCTTGCGATGAAGCGTGATCTTTCGCTGCTGCTGCGCGCGGCGATCGCCTCAGGCGTGCCGATGATGGTCGGCACCGCGGGTGGCGCAGGCGGTGAGCCGCATCTTCAGGTCTGCGCGGAGATCGTGCGCGAAATCGCCCGTGAGCATGATCTGCATTTCAGAATGGCGCTGATCCACGCGGAGCAACCGGCGGCCTATATCAAACAGCGGCTTGGCGAAGGCCGTATCAGAGCGCTCGACGACGCGCCGCACCTCGACGAGCAGGTGCTGGACGGCGCGAAACGGATTGTCGGCATGATGGGTCCGGAGCCTTATCGCGCCGCACTGGAAGCGGGCGCGCAGGTGATTCTCGGCGGACGCGGCACTGATCCGTCGCCGTGGGTCGCGCTCGCGATGCATCACGGCATGCCGGCTGCCTCGTCGTGGTACGCGGGAAAAATGCTGGAGTGCGCGTGCAACGCCGCTATTCCGAAGAAGCATGACTGCCTGCTCGTGACGGTCGGCGAAGACTATGTTGAAGCGGAACCGATGAATCCCGAGTTGCGCTGCACGCCGTTGTCGGTGGCCGTGCAGGCATTGCACGAGACGTCGAGTCCGGTGATCCGTCATGAGCCTGGTGGCCTCATGGACACCACCGATTGCCGGATCGACGCCGTCACCGATCGCGTCGTGCGCGTGTCGGGCATGCGCTGGCAGCCGCAGCCTTACTCGATCAAGCTCGAGGGTGTGCGCAGCGTCGGCTTCAGTACCGTGACGTTTGCCGCGACCCGGGACCCCGGGCTGATCGCGCAAATCGAACCGTTTCTCGATTTCGTGCGCGAATCGACGCGCACGAAAGTGTCCGCACTCGGCATCAACGCCGACGATTATCAGCTTGTGCTGCGCACATACGGCCGCAACGGCGTGATGGGCGCTTGGGAGCCGGCGACGGGCGTCGTACCGATCGAGATGGCGATCATTGCGGAGGTCGTGGGCAAAACGCAGGAGATCGCCAACGCGGCGCTGTCGCTGGCGCGAGTGACCTTGCTGCATTCCGACTTCGCCGGCCGGATGTGCCGGGAAGGCAACATGGCGTTTCCATTCTCGCCGTCGGATATCGAGCGCGGCGAAGTCTACGAATTCATTCTGCAGCACGTCGTGTTGCCCGACGATCCGCTGGAAATGTTCCCGATCGATTACGAGGAGGTGTGACGATGGTCCGTCTCAAAGACATTGCGAAGGCCTGCAAGAGCAAGAACGCGGGACCGTTCCATATCACGCTCGACATCATGTTCGACGACCGTTCGCTGTTCGAGAAGGTCCGCGAGTCGGGCGTCATCACGGCGGAGCGAATTGCGGCGCTCTATCAGGTCGAGGTCGGGCAAGTCAGATTCACCGAGTATCCGCCCGCGCTCGCGTGGAAAGCGACGCTGCCGCGCCGGGTCGCCTCGGGTGCGATCGGCGACACGGACATTTACGGCGCGCAGCAGCATGCGCCTTTGCTCGATATCGAAGTGCCGCTGTAACGAGCGCCTCGCTGACTTTCTGTTTGACGCAAATGGACGCAAGGGTAATCAATATGCAAGACGCTAATTCCACGCTCGATGCACGCGCAGACGACGCATCGTACGACGCAGGCGAGGTCTGCAAGCGCAGCAGCTTTTTTATCGAGCCGGCCGACGAACGAAGCCGCCAGGGTAGCCCATTGACCGACCCGTTGACGCGCGCTGCATCGCTTCGACGCCGTGCCGATCCGACGGCCGCGTTCGACAGTGTGCCGGCCGCGATACGGGCGATCGAGCGTGGCGAGTTCGTCATCGTGGTCGACGACGAGGATCGCGAGGACGAAGGTGATCTGATCATCGCCGCCGACGCGATGACGCCCGAAGCTCTCGCGTTCATGGTGCGGCACACCAGCGGTCTGATTTGTATCTCGATGCCGGGCCGCGTGCTCGATCGCCTTCAATTGCCGCCGATGGTGCAGGAGAACGACGAGTCCTTTCGCACGGCGTTCACCGTCAGCGTGGATCTTCGCCACGGCGTCACCACGGGCATTTCGGCGGCCGACCGCGCCGCAACGATTAATGCGCTCGCGTCGACGAAATCGGTGGCTGCCGACTTCGTGCGTCCCGGTCACGTGTTTCCGCTGCGCGCCCGCGAGGGCGGTGTGGTGGAGCGCCCCGGTCACACCGAGGCCGCTTACGACCTTGTGCGGCTGGCGGGGCGCGGCTACGCCGGTGTGCTTTGCGAACTGGTCAACGAAGACGGAACGATGGCGCGGCGAGCCGATCTGGTGCGCTTTGCGGTCGCGCATCGGATCGTGCTCGTATCGATTGAACAAATGGCCGCGTATTGCGCGGCGTTAGAAACAGCCTGATTTTTTGGGGAAAAACCATGAACGCCATCGACAGCAAAATTTTGCGCAACACGCTTGGCGCATTCACCACAGGCGTGACGGTCATCACTACGCTGGGCGCCGACGGACGGCGTTACGGCGTCACCGCCAATTCGTTCAGTTCCGTCTCGCTCGCGCCACCTCTCGTTCTCTGGAGCCAGTCGACTACGTCACGCAGTCATCCTGCTTTCCGCGACACAGAACGGTTCGTGGTCAACATCCTCGCCGTCGATCAGATTCACGTGTCGGATCGCTTCGCCAAGTCCGGCGACGACAAGTTCGACGGCGTCGAAATCGACGAAGGTGTCGCCGGTTTGCCGATCATTCGCGGCGCGTCTGCGTTCCTCGAGTGCCGGAAGATGGCGACGTACCCCGGCGGCGATCACGTGGTGTTTCTCGGCCTGGTCGAGAACGTGTTTCGCGGCGACCGCCCGCCGCTTGCGTTTCGTGACGGCAAATACCTGACCCGTCTGCTCCACGATCTCGCCGAAGCGTAAGCCGAAGCTGGCTGATTCATCTCGACATGCGCCGGCTCCGGGATGGATGCCGGCGCTCGCGCATGCGAAGGCGAAACGGCCACGGCTGGTTGCAAACCTACGCGTTTTCCCTGGTCGAGCACGCATCCGCGACATCAATCTACAGCTTACGCTGCGTGCTACCATCGCCAGCACATCAACGATGCCGTATACCTCTCGCGTTCGAGCGTTCGTACTTCTCGATCCTTGCCGACCTCATGGACAATCCCTCGTTTCGCTTTCACCTGCCCGAGCTGGAAACATTTCTGGTAGTCCTCGAAGAAGGG is part of the Paraburkholderia fungorum genome and encodes:
- a CDS encoding MFS transporter, whose amino-acid sequence is MTSIEASTIRKVRLHIVLLLMVCYFAAYLDRVNLSFAALSMNHDLGLSPAIFGAGAGIFFLGYVLFEVPSNLMLRRFGARRWFARIMLSWGVISLLFAFVHNTAGFLGLRFLLGAAEAGFFPGVMLFLTDWLPSAYRGRMVAWFAVALPMSAALGAPISGWILNLHGALGLHGWQWLFLLEALPSLVLGIVVLRVLADSPANARWLEPQERAWLEQTLAVERRALPPSSSHGAWHALCNSRVWLLGFIYCGIVAANYGVSFFLPQIVQAFGVSVSQVGLMSALPFVAGAAGLIWWGARSDRKRERRWHLMIPGIVAVLALSAAALTEQPVLRLGALTVAGFGAFASISVFWTIPAAMLSETEAPAGFAVLSSIGNVAGFFAPFAVGVLKQMTGTFSSGLLALAIFIALTVVVASSVVRPVVRATPELVKGEA
- a CDS encoding LysR family transcriptional regulator; this translates as MDMRHLRSFVAVAEELSFSRAAERLHMSQPPLSQHIKSLEEEMGVTLLARTRREVRLTDAGAVFLQESRVLLGQLRVAINATVRTAQSDAGVLRLGVATSALFGVMPRFLDLMRTTFPHVDVSVSDMQSKDQVIAVAQGTLDIGIVHVQPDRMKLHHMPIFSEPLAAVLPEGHRLADSTDFSLSDLAIEPMIALSREHGPAVFDAVVASCIDAGFSPEFKHMARNPLIIFQMVRLGFGVSVVPLSYAHSAFPGLCFRELRPTEGRVRMEAIWSDKRASALTLQVTKRILPQLTESLQQAVAP
- a CDS encoding MmgE/PrpD family protein, with the translated sequence MHSTSVLRQPSGNLAQSLARFTLDLQLAAIPDTVWNKSVHHIVDAIGLAFASHNFPFAKAGLAGIRAAGAAGDSTVIGGGDKLSPRDAAFANGYLMHGLDFDDTHPASIVHPTVACLPAALAIAEARDMSWGELITAYAAGMETAIRLGRAVKGGFHHVGFHATGIVSHFSAAIVAGKLLELSLDQLVSAQGIAGSTTSGIQVFLENGAWTKRMHPGWGALSGITAAHMAQAGFAGPDRPYEGKFGLFDTHLQALAGEVDADSIAEGLGRQWTLLDTSIKPYPVCHFIHGCAEAALQLREQTGSIDRIAGITCELPAATLAIVAEPAAAKRVPKSDYEAKFSAQFVIAACLLRGRFTLAELSDESLRDPDILMLAAKVDCVAETESQFPKYFSGAVSVRLVDGGTLRVKVPINLGSGERALSLTEIVAKFRGNASIGLPASRVDAALDTLLGASRDTPVRSITRALA
- a CDS encoding amidohydrolase family protein, whose protein sequence is MNLSTQPTPGAVHNNPPLLQTHSPSAAWLGSAQEPALDPQRRIIDPHHHFSHHWGGYGLDDLLRDTGAGHRIESTVYVQCGWEYRQSGDEMMKPVGETDAVVRLAEAAKARGANTDVAAGIVGFADLLLGDAVEPVLGAQIDAGKGRFRGIRFAASRHESFQHGVLPRPPVGLYANNAFRAGVRQLARLGLTFDAWVYHTQLQDVIELARSVPESTIVVDHIGGLLGVGPYAERQKAAFDEWLPLLAPLAACPNIVMKIGGYGTTVFGYDFISQPNPPSSATLADAWRPTVTEVIETFGASRCMFESNFPVDRASASYATVWNAFKRLAVDASESEKQDLFYNTAARTYRIGDAGR
- a CDS encoding LLM class flavin-dependent oxidoreductase produces the protein MSSNKPRQMALVAFLQAQNCSNYAGSWRHPSSMTDYLTPEYYQRVARTLEEGKFDMAFFDDRLAMPDIYGNSHRETVRYGVRAIKLEPTSVLMAMGMVTSRLGLGATYSTTYYEPYHVARLFATLDLMTKGRVAWNVVTSMNDSEAANFGADEHLEHDARYDRADEFMEVVMGHWDTWREGAIVADKQESYFADPSKVTRLDHNGRFFNSRGPLTVPRSSQGHPVILQAGQSGRGLAFAARWAEVVFAKYPTLENGIKQYQALKAGAAAAGRDPDSLRICAEVKIIVGATEAEAREKHDVIAALSRPIDGLTMIGETLNIDFAGRPYDQPFTDEELAAVSWQSLRDKVVQVSGKKNPSVKDFVEASGRGTLRDGPCFVGTGAQVAEQMIEWFDKACDGFVLSATYVPGTYEDIVRLVIPELQKRGVFRKEYEDDTLRSHLGLRKPLAGDWRKPS
- a CDS encoding acyclic terpene utilization AtuA family protein; protein product: MTSKTVRMMSASGILGYGFPEASIRAAMERKPHMFGVDGGSSDPGPFYLGSGKTLNSRLAMKRDLSLLLRAAIASGVPMMVGTAGGAGGEPHLQVCAEIVREIAREHDLHFRMALIHAEQPAAYIKQRLGEGRIRALDDAPHLDEQVLDGAKRIVGMMGPEPYRAALEAGAQVILGGRGTDPSPWVALAMHHGMPAASSWYAGKMLECACNAAIPKKHDCLLVTVGEDYVEAEPMNPELRCTPLSVAVQALHETSSPVIRHEPGGLMDTTDCRIDAVTDRVVRVSGMRWQPQPYSIKLEGVRSVGFSTVTFAATRDPGLIAQIEPFLDFVRESTRTKVSALGINADDYQLVLRTYGRNGVMGAWEPATGVVPIEMAIIAEVVGKTQEIANAALSLARVTLLHSDFAGRMCREGNMAFPFSPSDIERGEVYEFILQHVVLPDDPLEMFPIDYEEV
- a CDS encoding DUF4387 domain-containing protein, whose amino-acid sequence is MVRLKDIAKACKSKNAGPFHITLDIMFDDRSLFEKVRESGVITAERIAALYQVEVGQVRFTEYPPALAWKATLPRRVASGAIGDTDIYGAQQHAPLLDIEVPL
- the ribB gene encoding 3,4-dihydroxy-2-butanone-4-phosphate synthase, whose amino-acid sequence is MQDANSTLDARADDASYDAGEVCKRSSFFIEPADERSRQGSPLTDPLTRAASLRRRADPTAAFDSVPAAIRAIERGEFVIVVDDEDREDEGDLIIAADAMTPEALAFMVRHTSGLICISMPGRVLDRLQLPPMVQENDESFRTAFTVSVDLRHGVTTGISAADRAATINALASTKSVAADFVRPGHVFPLRAREGGVVERPGHTEAAYDLVRLAGRGYAGVLCELVNEDGTMARRADLVRFAVAHRIVLVSIEQMAAYCAALETA
- a CDS encoding flavin reductase family protein; the protein is MNAIDSKILRNTLGAFTTGVTVITTLGADGRRYGVTANSFSSVSLAPPLVLWSQSTTSRSHPAFRDTERFVVNILAVDQIHVSDRFAKSGDDKFDGVEIDEGVAGLPIIRGASAFLECRKMATYPGGDHVVFLGLVENVFRGDRPPLAFRDGKYLTRLLHDLAEA